In a genomic window of Ardenticatenales bacterium:
- the glpK gene encoding glycerol kinase GlpK yields the protein MAKYVAAVDQGTTSTRCMIFNHAGEPVGVHQLEHEQIYPKPGWVEHDPMEIWARTQDVIKGAMKNAGATAADIAAVGVTNQRETTVVWNKNTGKPYYNAIVWQDTRTDKICNALAEDGGQDRFRSHVGLPLATYFSGPKVRWILDNVAGVREAAERGEAIFGNIDTWVIWNLTGGVTGGAHVTDVSNGSRTMLMNLYTLDWDADIAATMGVPLAMLPAVRSSSEVYGYTTEGGPFGGRIPVSGDLGDQQAATVGQACFSPGEAKNTYGTGCFMLMNTGTEVVPSNSGLLTTLCYKFGNEPAVYALEGSIAITGALVQWLRDNLKLIDNSRDVETLAQTVEDNGGIYFVPAFSGLFAPYWRSDARGAIVGMTRYVNRGHFARATLEATAYQTREVLDAMNMDSGVELTALKVDGGMVHNNLLMQFQADVLGVPVIRPKVAETTALGAAYAAGLAVGFWKNTDEMRANWGMDKTWQPNAGSHASTAMYKEWKKAVTRTFDWVE from the coding sequence ATGGCTAAATATGTTGCCGCAGTAGACCAGGGTACAACCAGTACCCGGTGTATGATCTTCAACCATGCTGGTGAACCCGTCGGCGTCCACCAGCTCGAACACGAACAAATCTACCCCAAGCCCGGTTGGGTCGAACATGATCCCATGGAAATCTGGGCGCGCACGCAAGACGTGATCAAAGGGGCCATGAAAAATGCCGGCGCCACCGCCGCGGACATCGCCGCCGTCGGCGTCACCAACCAGCGCGAAACCACCGTTGTCTGGAACAAAAACACGGGCAAACCGTACTACAACGCCATCGTCTGGCAGGACACGCGCACCGACAAAATCTGCAATGCCCTCGCCGAAGATGGGGGCCAGGACCGCTTCCGCTCCCACGTCGGCCTCCCCCTGGCAACCTACTTCTCCGGGCCAAAAGTGCGCTGGATTCTGGACAACGTCGCCGGCGTGCGCGAGGCCGCCGAGCGCGGCGAAGCGATTTTTGGCAATATCGACACCTGGGTCATCTGGAACCTGACCGGCGGCGTCACTGGCGGTGCGCACGTAACGGACGTGAGCAATGGCAGCCGCACCATGCTCATGAACCTGTACACGCTGGATTGGGATGCGGACATCGCCGCCACAATGGGCGTCCCCCTGGCGATGCTGCCCGCCGTGCGCTCCTCCTCCGAAGTGTATGGCTACACCACGGAAGGGGGACCTTTTGGCGGGCGTATTCCCGTCAGTGGCGACCTGGGCGACCAACAGGCGGCCACCGTGGGGCAGGCGTGCTTCAGCCCCGGCGAAGCGAAAAACACGTATGGCACGGGCTGCTTCATGCTCATGAACACGGGCACGGAAGTGGTGCCGTCGAATAGCGGTTTGCTGACGACACTGTGCTACAAGTTCGGCAACGAGCCGGCCGTGTACGCGCTGGAAGGGTCCATCGCCATCACGGGCGCGTTGGTGCAATGGCTGCGAGACAACCTGAAGCTGATTGACAACTCCCGCGATGTGGAGACGCTGGCGCAGACGGTGGAAGATAATGGCGGGATTTATTTCGTGCCGGCATTTTCCGGCCTCTTTGCTCCCTATTGGCGTTCCGATGCCCGCGGGGCCATCGTGGGCATGACCCGCTACGTCAACCGCGGCCACTTCGCCCGCGCCACCCTGGAAGCCACCGCCTACCAGACCCGCGAAGTCCTCGACGCCATGAACATGGACTCCGGCGTGGAACTCACCGCCCTCAAAGTAGATGGCGGCATGGTCCACAACAACCTGCTCATGCAGTTCCAGGCGGACGTCCTCGGCGTGCCCGTCATCCGGCCCAAAGTCGCCGAAACCACGGCCCTGGGCGCAGCCTATGCCGCCGGTCTCGCCGTCGGCTTCTGGAAGAACACCGACGAAATGCGCGCCAACTGGGGCATGGACAAAACCTGGCAGCCCAATGCCGGCAGCCACGCCAGCACCGCCATGTACAAAGAATGGAAAAAAGCGGTCACCCGCACCTTTGACTGGGTTGAGTAA
- the dhaK gene encoding dihydroxyacetone kinase subunit DhaK, translating to MKKLINAVEDVVKEQLEGMAVAHPDMLQVHFEPNYVCRADAPVAGKVAIISGGGSGHEPMHGGFVGMGMLHAACPGEVFTSPTPDQMYEAAKTVDGGAGVLFIVKNYTGDVLNFETAAELAYADGIQVQSILIDDDVAVKDSLYTAGRRGVGTTVLAEKIVGAAAEAGYNLEQCADLCRKVNQYGRSMGMALTSCTVPAAGKPTFDLGDDEMEIGIGIHGEPGQKRMKMVTADKITEMMALEIINDHAYTRTVREWDNDAGDWEEKELVDTPFQAGDNVIAFVNSMGGTPVSELYAIYRKLAQVCADKGITIVRNLVGPYITSLEMQGFSITLLKADDEILTFWDAPVNTPGLRWGI from the coding sequence ATGAAGAAATTAATCAACGCGGTTGAAGATGTTGTCAAAGAGCAGTTGGAAGGTATGGCCGTGGCGCATCCCGACATGCTGCAGGTTCATTTTGAGCCAAATTACGTCTGCCGCGCCGATGCGCCCGTTGCCGGCAAAGTCGCCATCATCTCCGGCGGTGGCAGCGGGCACGAACCCATGCACGGTGGGTTCGTGGGCATGGGCATGCTCCATGCCGCCTGTCCGGGCGAAGTCTTCACCTCCCCCACTCCGGACCAGATGTACGAAGCGGCGAAGACCGTGGACGGCGGCGCCGGCGTCCTCTTCATCGTCAAGAACTACACAGGTGACGTTCTCAACTTTGAAACAGCGGCGGAACTGGCCTATGCCGACGGCATTCAGGTACAAAGCATCCTCATCGACGACGACGTGGCCGTGAAGGACAGCCTGTACACGGCAGGTCGCCGCGGCGTGGGCACGACCGTGCTGGCGGAAAAGATCGTGGGCGCGGCTGCCGAAGCCGGCTACAACCTGGAGCAGTGCGCCGACCTGTGCCGCAAGGTGAACCAGTATGGGCGCAGCATGGGCATGGCGTTGACGTCCTGCACCGTGCCCGCCGCGGGCAAGCCAACATTCGACCTGGGTGACGACGAAATGGAAATCGGCATTGGCATCCACGGTGAACCAGGGCAAAAGCGGATGAAAATGGTGACAGCGGACAAGATCACGGAAATGATGGCCCTGGAGATCATCAACGACCATGCGTATACGCGAACGGTGCGAGAATGGGATAACGATGCCGGCGATTGGGAAGAGAAAGAACTCGTCGACACCCCCTTCCAGGCCGGCGACAACGTCATTGCCTTCGTCAACAGCATGGGCGGCACGCCCGTCTCCGAACTGTACGCCATCTATCGCAAGCTGGCCCAGGTCTGCGCCGACAAAGGCATCACCATCGTACGCAACCTGGTCGGCCCCTACATCACGTCCCTGGAAATGCAAGGTTTTTCCATCACCCTGTTGAAGGCGGACGACGAAATCCTTACGTTCTGGGATGCGCCCGTCAACACGCCTGGCCTGCGCTGGGGCATCTGA
- the dhaL gene encoding dihydroxyacetone kinase ADP-binding subunit DhaL, with translation MVVTKVQIVQWLENLAAVLFENKEYLTQLDSAIGDADHGINMARGFTKVLEKLPGVADKDIGNVLKTVGMTLISSVGGASGPLYGTFFMRSGMAVGAKEELNGEDLYELFKKGVDGIVQRGRPQLEDKTMFDTWSPALVAMRQALDNNKALIPALEQAVTAANAGMLSTIPLQARKGRASYLGERSIGHQDPGATSSYLMLKALLDTLQTA, from the coding sequence ATGGTCGTAACCAAAGTCCAAATCGTGCAGTGGCTGGAAAACCTGGCGGCTGTGCTATTTGAAAACAAAGAGTATCTGACCCAGTTGGACTCCGCCATTGGCGATGCGGACCACGGCATCAACATGGCCCGCGGCTTCACCAAAGTGTTGGAAAAACTGCCGGGCGTGGCCGACAAAGACATCGGAAATGTTCTAAAAACGGTGGGCATGACATTGATTTCCAGTGTCGGCGGAGCCAGTGGCCCCCTGTACGGTACCTTCTTTATGCGCAGCGGCATGGCCGTGGGCGCAAAAGAGGAACTGAACGGCGAAGATCTGTACGAACTATTCAAAAAGGGCGTCGATGGTATCGTGCAGCGGGGCCGCCCACAATTGGAAGACAAAACGATGTTTGACACCTGGTCGCCCGCGTTGGTGGCGATGCGCCAGGCACTGGACAACAACAAGGCGCTTATTCCCGCATTAGAACAGGCAGTCACGGCGGCCAATGCCGGCATGCTCAGTACCATCCCCCTGCAAGCGCGCAAAGGCCGCGCCAGCTACCTGGGCGAGCGTAGCATCGGACATCAAGACCCCGGTGCAACCTCATCCTACCTGATGTTAAAAGCATTGCTGGACACCCTCCAAACAGCCTGA